In one window of Bdellovibrio bacteriovorus W DNA:
- a CDS encoding phosphotrypsin (COG5640 Secreted trypsin-like serine protease), whose product MERFLSLIRKPSLLALALVMIACESPLENINLEDSQNIVGGRTSKSSDLAAQYVAMVHDALTNKLCTSVIIDDKVLLTAAHCVTKELRTLTVAFGTDPLSGRYVLRSVQDVIIHDKFTARDRNEQVDLALLLLDQKIPPGYKRVSLPDYFFPLVPELKFTAIGYGRTHGRSGNSNDSGLLRQTNLEVMSVSENGLTFFVDQSHKKGICTGDSGGPALVSYKDHHYVVGIAAATSWIIPSEVSERNKNDYLSTVDLCSYKSIYVNLISQNDWINKSLQKIKK is encoded by the coding sequence ATGGAACGTTTTTTAAGTCTTATCAGAAAACCATCTCTACTTGCTTTAGCTCTGGTAATGATTGCCTGCGAATCTCCTTTGGAAAATATCAATCTCGAAGATTCTCAGAATATCGTGGGTGGTCGCACCAGTAAATCTTCAGACCTTGCTGCACAGTACGTTGCCATGGTTCACGATGCTTTGACGAACAAACTCTGCACGAGTGTCATCATTGACGACAAGGTTCTTCTCACCGCTGCTCACTGTGTAACTAAAGAGCTGCGCACTCTCACCGTAGCCTTTGGAACGGACCCACTGAGTGGGCGTTACGTTCTCCGAAGCGTTCAGGATGTCATAATTCATGACAAGTTCACCGCTAGAGACCGCAACGAACAAGTGGATCTGGCGCTACTTCTTTTGGATCAAAAAATACCGCCTGGATATAAACGAGTTTCATTACCGGACTATTTCTTCCCTTTAGTTCCAGAACTTAAATTTACGGCCATAGGTTACGGCCGCACCCATGGAAGAAGTGGAAATTCCAATGACTCAGGGCTTTTGCGCCAGACAAACCTTGAAGTCATGAGTGTGAGTGAAAATGGCCTGACCTTCTTTGTCGATCAAAGTCATAAGAAAGGCATTTGCACAGGAGACTCGGGTGGCCCCGCACTGGTGTCATACAAAGATCATCACTACGTCGTGGGAATTGCAGCCGCAACGTCATGGATTATTCCTTCTGAAGTCAGTGAGCGAAATAAAAATGATTATCTAAGCACTGTCGATCTATGCAGTTATAAGTCGATCTATGTGAATCTAATTTCTCAAAATGACTGGATTAATAAATCACTGCAAAAAATCAAAAAATAA
- a CDS encoding 3-deoxy-7-phosphoheptulonate synthase (COG2876 3-deoxy-D-arabino-heptulosonate 7-phosphate (DAHP) synthase), with amino-acid sequence MQTSTSTQIVNVAGYDIGGPQFAVIAGPCSIESFDQFLETAKAVKSSGAHILRGGIWKMRTSAKSFQGLGSDAYDLIETVCKETNMGLISEVTDARQIEEIYDIVEGFQVGSRNMHNYALLKELGMQKKPVVLKRGFAALIEEWINASEYVTRGGNQNVILCERGIRTFETATRNTLDLNAVAFAKKNSSLPVIVDPSHAVGIRALVPDLAYAAAAVGADGIIVEVHPRPAEALSDGMQALTPDDFKTMMVKLDKILTAIDRPLHTVK; translated from the coding sequence ATGCAAACATCTACCTCAACCCAAATTGTCAATGTCGCTGGCTATGACATCGGTGGACCGCAATTCGCAGTCATCGCTGGGCCATGTTCGATTGAAAGCTTCGATCAGTTTTTAGAAACTGCAAAAGCTGTGAAGTCTTCCGGAGCGCACATCCTTCGCGGTGGCATCTGGAAAATGAGAACTTCTGCAAAGTCTTTCCAGGGCCTAGGATCGGATGCTTACGATCTTATTGAAACTGTTTGTAAAGAAACAAACATGGGCCTTATCTCCGAAGTCACTGATGCTCGTCAGATTGAAGAAATTTACGATATCGTAGAAGGCTTCCAAGTAGGTTCTCGCAATATGCATAACTATGCTTTGCTCAAAGAACTTGGCATGCAGAAAAAACCTGTGGTTCTTAAGCGCGGGTTTGCAGCTCTTATCGAAGAGTGGATCAATGCTTCTGAATACGTCACTCGCGGTGGCAATCAGAACGTTATTCTTTGTGAGCGTGGCATTCGCACTTTCGAAACAGCCACTCGCAACACTCTAGATCTTAACGCCGTTGCCTTTGCTAAAAAGAATTCATCTCTTCCTGTTATCGTCGACCCTTCACACGCAGTGGGCATTCGCGCTCTTGTTCCTGATTTAGCTTATGCGGCTGCCGCAGTGGGAGCTGACGGAATTATCGTAGAAGTGCACCCTCGCCCTGCTGAAGCCCTTTCTGATGGCATGCAGGCGCTCACTCCGGATGACTTCAAAACGATGATGGTTAAGCTTGATAAAATCTTAACGGCTATTGATAGACCTCTTCACACAGTAAAATAG
- a CDS encoding 2-succinyl-5-enolpyruvyl-6-hydroxy-3-cyclohexene-1-carboxylate synthase (COG1165 2-succinyl-6-hydroxy-2,4-cyclohexadiene-1-carboxylate synthase), with protein MTNIELAGKVLQELLDTGVREFVLCAGARNSPFLHILDENKDLKIYSFFEERSAAFFALGRIASTRRPVAVITTSGTAVAELLPAAVEGAYSSLPLIMVTADRPHKYRGSGAPQTIEQVGIFSYYIEVSMDVDFENPHVSFKSLSWKKPIHVNVAFEEPLIDAPIPKLNSPSNSERTKLPAQLPWDSLNEVEVFLSQHKPLVIVGILPEKAYGTVLEFLKHYKAPVYCEGISCLRGHPDLKDIEIRSGEKMLHKILDQNICDSILRIGGVPTARIWRDLEKKYVDTPVLSVSYSHYTGLSRPTQHVSSLEILSQVEFTKPNYENVSLRFEDEKKAQEVRQLLAKYPQSEQGLVFSLSEKQMQGASIYLGNSLPIRNWDSCSSHDVLPLRVAANRGANGIDGQISTFLGWAHPTADNWCLVGDLTALYDLSSLWITSQQSAAKLRIVVINNSGGQIFSQMFKKEIFLNRHNISFESWAKMWNWSYQQWHNIPDSVDLENYQIIELCPDGEQTENFWKEYGQLWQE; from the coding sequence ATGACAAATATCGAACTAGCAGGAAAAGTTCTTCAAGAGTTACTCGATACAGGTGTGCGTGAGTTTGTCTTATGTGCAGGGGCGAGGAATAGTCCGTTCTTACACATCCTCGACGAGAATAAAGATTTAAAAATATATTCTTTTTTTGAAGAAAGATCCGCAGCGTTCTTCGCGCTGGGACGAATTGCCAGCACGAGACGACCTGTTGCTGTGATTACGACATCAGGAACTGCTGTTGCAGAACTTCTTCCCGCGGCGGTTGAGGGAGCATACTCTTCGTTGCCATTGATTATGGTAACGGCAGACCGCCCGCACAAATATCGTGGTTCAGGAGCTCCGCAGACCATTGAACAAGTCGGAATATTTTCTTATTACATCGAAGTTTCCATGGATGTGGATTTCGAAAATCCACACGTCTCGTTTAAGTCTCTGTCGTGGAAGAAACCTATTCATGTGAATGTCGCTTTCGAAGAACCTCTGATCGATGCGCCCATTCCAAAACTTAATTCGCCAAGTAACTCTGAGAGAACTAAATTGCCAGCGCAACTTCCTTGGGATTCATTGAACGAAGTGGAAGTTTTCTTAAGTCAGCATAAACCGTTAGTGATCGTTGGGATTTTGCCTGAAAAAGCTTATGGCACTGTTTTAGAGTTTTTAAAACATTACAAGGCTCCGGTTTATTGTGAGGGGATTTCCTGCCTTAGGGGGCATCCTGATTTGAAGGATATTGAAATTCGTTCTGGCGAAAAGATGCTGCACAAAATTTTAGATCAGAACATCTGTGATTCGATCTTGCGAATTGGCGGAGTGCCAACGGCGCGCATCTGGAGAGATCTTGAAAAAAAGTACGTGGATACGCCGGTACTGTCTGTGAGCTACAGTCATTACACGGGTCTTAGCCGACCAACTCAGCATGTGAGCTCTTTAGAAATTTTGAGCCAAGTGGAGTTCACTAAGCCAAACTATGAAAACGTCTCTCTTAGATTTGAAGACGAAAAGAAAGCTCAAGAGGTTCGTCAACTTCTGGCAAAGTATCCTCAGTCTGAGCAAGGTTTGGTTTTTTCTCTTTCTGAAAAGCAAATGCAAGGTGCTTCGATCTATCTAGGAAACTCATTGCCAATTCGTAATTGGGATTCTTGTTCTTCACACGATGTTCTTCCTCTGCGTGTTGCAGCCAATCGTGGTGCGAATGGAATTGATGGACAGATTTCTACATTTTTAGGGTGGGCACATCCGACAGCAGATAATTGGTGTTTAGTGGGCGATCTGACCGCACTGTATGATTTATCGTCACTTTGGATAACTTCTCAGCAATCAGCAGCGAAGCTTCGCATTGTTGTTATTAACAACAGTGGGGGGCAAATATTTTCGCAGATGTTTAAAAAAGAGATATTTCTAAACAGACACAACATTTCTTTCGAATCATGGGCAAAGATGTGGAATTGGTCCTACCAGCAATGGCATAATATTCCTGACAGCGTAGATCTCGAAAATTATCAGATCATCGAGTTGTGCCCCGACGGGGAACAAACAGAGAATTTCTGGAAGGAGTACGGACAACTTTGGCAAGAGTAA
- a CDS encoding hydrolase or acyltransferase (COG0596 Predicted hydrolases or acyltransferases (alpha/beta hydrolase superfamily)), translating into MARVNLFLLHGFLGKSSDWALVKSHLSLKDGTRVFSPDYFKEPQLGPQHDFKTWAKNFNAWVESLGCAKENNILVGYSLGGRLALHAFENQPELWSKLVVVSSNPGFNDNLESFDPNNVARKERWLNDSFWAEEFLKSPWDSVLRSWNAQPVFGQGDKEPLRIEKEYSREHLSLALTQWSLAQQKNFRPLLLKSSERVALYVGEQDEKYMQMATNLKESIPNLRIEVIEDASHRVLFDNPKMLATKLARFIF; encoded by the coding sequence TTGGCAAGAGTAAACCTCTTTTTACTACATGGTTTTTTAGGTAAATCTTCTGATTGGGCTTTGGTTAAATCACATCTTTCTTTGAAAGATGGAACGAGAGTTTTTAGTCCGGATTATTTCAAAGAGCCACAGCTAGGTCCGCAGCATGATTTTAAAACTTGGGCGAAGAATTTTAATGCCTGGGTTGAAAGTTTAGGCTGCGCGAAAGAGAATAATATTTTAGTGGGATATTCTTTAGGCGGGCGACTGGCTTTGCATGCTTTTGAAAATCAACCCGAACTATGGTCAAAGTTAGTCGTGGTCTCTTCAAATCCTGGATTCAATGATAATTTAGAATCATTTGATCCGAACAATGTGGCTCGTAAGGAACGATGGCTGAATGATTCTTTTTGGGCAGAAGAATTTTTAAAATCGCCTTGGGATTCAGTTCTGCGAAGTTGGAACGCGCAACCAGTTTTTGGCCAAGGGGACAAAGAACCCTTGCGCATCGAAAAAGAATACTCTCGAGAACACTTAAGCCTGGCTCTGACTCAGTGGTCTTTGGCGCAGCAAAAGAACTTCAGACCCTTATTGCTGAAATCATCCGAGAGAGTTGCTCTTTACGTGGGGGAGCAAGATGAAAAATACATGCAGATGGCAACGAATCTTAAAGAAAGCATTCCAAATTTACGTATCGAAGTGATCGAGGATGCAAGTCATCGAGTTCTATTCGACAATCCAAAAATGCTTGCGACTAAATTAGCGCGATTTATTTTTTGA
- a CDS encoding naphthoate synthase (COG0447 Dihydroxynaphthoic acid synthase): MSFKPELWTEVPGFKFEDITYHRAKDQGTVRIAFNRPEVRNAFRPKTVDELFTALEHARVTSDVGVVIITGNGPSPKDGGWAFCSGGDQRIRGKDGYKYEGDESGQMDAARLGRLHILEVQRLIRFMPKVVMAVVPGWAVGGGHSLHVVCDLTLASQEHAVFKQTDPDVASFDSGYGSAYLAKMVGQKRAREIFFLGRNYSAQEAFDMGMVNAVVPHDKLEDEALAWAKEMNSKSPTAMRMLKFGFNMVDDGLVGQQLFAGEATRLAYGTEEAIEGRNSFVEKRPRDFKKFPWHY; this comes from the coding sequence ATGAGCTTTAAGCCTGAGTTATGGACCGAAGTTCCTGGTTTCAAATTTGAAGATATCACTTATCACCGCGCTAAAGATCAAGGCACTGTTCGCATTGCTTTTAATCGTCCTGAAGTGCGCAACGCCTTTCGCCCAAAAACAGTGGATGAGCTTTTCACGGCACTTGAACACGCACGTGTGACCTCTGATGTAGGTGTTGTCATCATCACTGGTAACGGACCTTCACCAAAAGATGGTGGATGGGCATTCTGTTCAGGGGGCGATCAACGCATTCGCGGTAAAGATGGTTATAAATATGAAGGCGATGAGTCTGGTCAGATGGATGCTGCTCGCTTGGGACGTTTGCACATCTTAGAAGTACAAAGATTGATTCGCTTCATGCCGAAAGTGGTGATGGCGGTTGTCCCTGGTTGGGCTGTGGGGGGTGGTCACTCTCTGCACGTGGTCTGCGATCTGACTTTAGCAAGCCAAGAGCATGCGGTCTTTAAACAGACTGATCCTGATGTTGCTAGCTTCGATAGTGGTTATGGTTCAGCTTATCTGGCAAAAATGGTGGGCCAAAAAAGAGCTCGTGAGATTTTCTTTTTAGGTCGCAACTACTCTGCTCAAGAAGCCTTTGATATGGGTATGGTAAATGCCGTTGTTCCTCATGATAAATTGGAAGACGAGGCATTAGCGTGGGCTAAAGAGATGAATTCAAAATCTCCAACAGCAATGCGCATGTTGAAGTTTGGTTTCAATATGGTGGATGATGGCCTTGTTGGGCAGCAGCTTTTTGCGGGCGAAGCCACACGCTTAGCTTATGGAACAGAAGAAGCCATCGAAGGTCGAAACTCCTTCGTTGAGAAGCGCCCAAGAGATTTCAAAAAGTTCCCTTGGCATTATTAA
- a CDS encoding menaquinone-specific isochorismate synthase (COG1169 Isochorismate synthase), translating to MERHNSTTRISITNFLDAGALLRHRDQWILIEGPFTSATEENHGEITITYPSFYNLSSREPFVGAKSHSLSSEALQTLLKEFLDADSQNITTAPLGKAPWVEPEKAHFQEAFDGIQLRIAQKEISKAVPAVFARSAQTVTARERAEILLNLLVAPSTLSIYGFWHQGGGVLGATPEVLFEYAHGTIHTMALAGTCPKTDRSTRLDLLEDVKERGEHQLVIDDIVEVTSRLGRVEVANTEVVELPTLYHLKTNISVHCDELPSFKKLMESLHPTPALGVSPRGYGYGWMQDYPGQKGRDGFGGPFMFHTPQQAICLVAIRSLQWTPYESMIGSGCGIVAASEIEREWRELYQKRYSVRKILGLQL from the coding sequence GTGGAACGACACAATAGCACAACGCGCATTAGCATTACAAACTTTTTGGACGCCGGAGCCCTCTTGCGGCACAGGGACCAATGGATTCTTATAGAAGGACCGTTTACCTCTGCCACCGAAGAAAATCATGGCGAAATTACAATCACTTATCCATCCTTCTATAATCTCTCTTCCCGAGAGCCCTTCGTTGGAGCAAAAAGTCACTCTTTAAGCTCTGAAGCCCTTCAAACGCTTTTAAAAGAATTTTTAGACGCTGACTCACAAAACATCACGACGGCCCCATTGGGAAAAGCCCCGTGGGTCGAGCCAGAGAAGGCTCATTTTCAAGAAGCTTTTGATGGAATCCAACTGAGAATTGCTCAAAAAGAAATCTCCAAGGCAGTGCCGGCAGTATTTGCGCGCTCAGCTCAGACCGTGACGGCCCGCGAACGGGCAGAGATTCTTTTGAATCTCCTCGTCGCTCCCTCCACACTTTCCATTTATGGCTTTTGGCATCAAGGTGGCGGAGTCCTCGGTGCGACTCCTGAGGTCTTGTTTGAATATGCCCATGGCACCATTCACACCATGGCCTTAGCGGGAACCTGTCCAAAGACAGATCGAAGCACTCGCTTGGATTTACTTGAAGATGTTAAAGAGCGAGGAGAGCACCAATTGGTGATCGACGATATTGTCGAGGTGACTTCACGCCTGGGACGGGTCGAAGTGGCTAATACGGAAGTGGTAGAGCTTCCGACTCTTTACCATTTAAAGACTAATATCTCTGTTCATTGCGATGAGTTGCCGAGCTTTAAAAAGCTTATGGAATCCCTTCACCCAACACCAGCTCTTGGAGTTTCGCCGAGAGGGTATGGATACGGATGGATGCAGGATTACCCCGGTCAAAAAGGCCGCGATGGTTTTGGGGGACCGTTCATGTTTCACACTCCTCAGCAAGCCATCTGTTTGGTTGCAATTCGCAGTCTTCAGTGGACCCCGTATGAGTCTATGATAGGATCGGGATGTGGAATCGTCGCAGCTTCCGAAATTGAAAGAGAGTGGCGTGAACTCTATCAAAAACGTTACTCCGTAAGAAAGATTTTAGGTCTTCAGTTATGA
- a CDS encoding shikimate synthase (COG0703 Shikimate kinase) has product MITAIVGHRGTGKSTFLERLKFYLGADADVHFADLDTEIEKKIGKSIPDLFKVHGEEYFRDLERQMFTEFLQKPYANVYIVLGAGFDVSIIPESVNVLWVRRDSDLEGRIFLDRPRLNLEVDPLTEYRERALLRETKFSLRADDVYLMPPGDFAQKHLAMQIEKKVLLHEMKDLKGIVTVLPDHFRSEHSWQNFKSKFLESGLDFFEIRDDLLTTEQIEKFFLEFFNAPIIFSLRKPSSEELNWSSYQSFIQQSQYVDWAYEVGNLELFLDLVPLEKRIGSLHEKENFAAFEKLAANFSHLKYAPLVNNFEELKLGHQWQVSEDTRRSFLPRSLNGRWAWYRLSMASRQKLQFIREGMGSALDQPTLWQWQMEQKGERFAAVLGDPVLHSFTPMEQSDFFAKYQSSVYAIEVAHDDFAKALSFLQVLGLSFAAVTSPLKELAQELCQAKTAINTLYWNGHHWHGTNTDDRGFLALIEGVGMLAPLQNEIVVWGGGGTLEMIAKGLPHARYYSARTGDLRSGETDEFMPPRVLVWAAPRLPHTLFPPSDWKPVLVIDLNYKEDSLGKEYAQRIGANYQSGLAMFVEQALGQRQFWKAQEG; this is encoded by the coding sequence ATGATCACGGCCATTGTGGGACATCGAGGAACGGGGAAGAGCACCTTTTTAGAAAGACTTAAGTTCTATTTAGGAGCTGATGCCGACGTTCACTTTGCAGATCTTGATACAGAGATTGAAAAAAAGATCGGTAAATCCATTCCAGATCTTTTTAAAGTTCATGGTGAAGAGTATTTTCGTGATCTAGAACGTCAGATGTTCACTGAGTTTCTGCAAAAGCCCTATGCCAATGTTTATATCGTATTAGGGGCAGGTTTTGATGTTTCGATCATTCCTGAATCTGTGAATGTTTTATGGGTGCGCCGAGACTCCGATCTAGAGGGACGGATTTTTTTGGATCGCCCGCGCTTAAACCTCGAGGTGGACCCACTCACGGAATATCGTGAACGGGCGCTTCTTCGAGAAACAAAGTTCTCTTTGCGAGCCGATGATGTTTATTTGATGCCTCCGGGGGATTTTGCGCAAAAGCATTTAGCAATGCAGATTGAAAAAAAAGTTTTACTTCATGAGATGAAAGATCTTAAGGGGATTGTCACGGTTCTTCCGGATCACTTTCGTTCCGAACACTCATGGCAGAATTTTAAGTCGAAGTTTCTTGAGAGTGGTTTAGACTTTTTTGAGATTCGTGACGATCTTTTAACGACTGAGCAGATTGAAAAGTTTTTTTTAGAATTTTTCAACGCACCAATTATTTTTTCTCTGCGCAAACCCTCTTCCGAAGAATTGAACTGGAGCAGTTATCAAAGCTTTATCCAACAGAGTCAGTACGTCGACTGGGCTTATGAAGTTGGCAATCTGGAACTGTTTTTAGATTTAGTACCTTTGGAAAAAAGAATTGGTTCCTTGCATGAAAAAGAAAATTTTGCGGCTTTTGAAAAATTAGCGGCAAATTTTTCTCATCTCAAATACGCACCGTTAGTTAATAACTTTGAAGAGCTAAAATTAGGCCATCAGTGGCAAGTGTCAGAAGATACACGCCGAAGTTTTCTGCCTAGATCTCTGAATGGGCGCTGGGCTTGGTATCGCCTTAGTATGGCTTCTCGACAAAAGCTCCAGTTCATTCGTGAGGGCATGGGAAGTGCCTTGGATCAGCCTACTTTATGGCAATGGCAGATGGAGCAAAAAGGCGAGCGCTTTGCGGCGGTTCTTGGTGATCCCGTTCTGCATAGTTTTACTCCTATGGAGCAGTCAGATTTTTTTGCTAAATACCAAAGCAGTGTCTATGCCATTGAGGTGGCTCACGACGATTTTGCGAAGGCACTGAGTTTTCTGCAAGTCCTCGGCTTGAGCTTTGCGGCTGTGACTTCACCTTTAAAAGAATTAGCGCAAGAGCTTTGCCAAGCAAAGACTGCAATCAACACACTTTATTGGAATGGTCATCACTGGCACGGCACCAATACAGATGATCGAGGTTTTTTAGCCTTGATTGAAGGTGTCGGAATGTTAGCCCCTCTTCAAAACGAAATAGTCGTTTGGGGTGGGGGCGGAACTTTAGAGATGATTGCAAAAGGACTTCCGCACGCGCGGTACTATTCGGCTCGCACTGGGGATTTACGCAGTGGTGAAACGGATGAGTTTATGCCTCCGCGTGTTTTAGTGTGGGCAGCGCCAAGACTTCCACACACTTTATTTCCACCATCGGATTGGAAGCCTGTGCTGGTTATTGATTTAAATTATAAAGAAGATTCACTAGGTAAAGAGTATGCCCAAAGAATCGGCGCGAACTATCAGTCCGGACTTGCGATGTTTGTGGAGCAAGCTCTAGGGCAGCGTCAATTCTGGAAAGCTCAAGAGGGGTAA
- a CDS encoding chorismate synthase (COG0082 Chorismate synthase): MSANLFGNRFRLMSFGESHGVGLGVVIDGCPAGVSFNEALLKKEMQRRRPGVHKDSQEQIVSGRAEADDVEILSGIFEGKTLGTPIALVVRNKDARSEDYKEIKAQARVGHADDVWKEKFGHSDHRGGGRSSGRETLSRVMAGSVAKMFLREVSEVDVLGFSLQIGEFVLTPEEIRNAIHHEVDSFQARFPSPRHEEVRKALLQAQADGESFGGVAEIVIRNPIKGLGQPVFHKLKSDLAQAYMSVGAVNGVEFGSGFEATEQKGTEFHSEGSEVYGGIRGGISTGEEIRFKVSMKPTSSILDVAKKGRHDPCIVIRAIPVLEAMTWIVLADHYLWAKTDRVDQF, translated from the coding sequence ATGTCGGCAAATTTATTCGGGAACCGATTTCGTTTAATGTCCTTTGGTGAAAGCCACGGCGTCGGCTTGGGGGTTGTGATTGATGGATGCCCCGCAGGTGTTTCCTTCAATGAAGCTCTTTTAAAAAAGGAAATGCAAAGAAGACGCCCTGGGGTGCACAAAGACTCCCAAGAGCAAATTGTCTCTGGGCGCGCAGAAGCGGACGACGTGGAAATCTTAAGTGGTATTTTTGAAGGTAAGACCTTAGGAACTCCCATTGCTCTAGTCGTTCGCAATAAGGACGCGCGATCCGAAGACTATAAAGAGATCAAAGCGCAAGCTCGCGTCGGTCATGCTGACGATGTATGGAAAGAAAAGTTCGGTCATAGTGATCATCGCGGTGGCGGAAGATCCTCAGGCAGAGAGACTCTTTCTCGCGTAATGGCAGGATCAGTCGCTAAGATGTTTCTGCGCGAAGTTTCTGAAGTCGATGTTTTAGGTTTCTCTTTGCAGATTGGTGAGTTTGTCTTAACGCCAGAAGAAATCAGAAATGCCATTCACCATGAAGTAGACTCCTTTCAAGCTCGTTTCCCTTCGCCTCGGCACGAAGAGGTGCGCAAAGCGCTTTTGCAGGCCCAAGCCGATGGAGAGTCTTTCGGTGGAGTTGCAGAAATCGTGATTAGAAATCCGATCAAAGGTTTGGGACAACCAGTTTTCCATAAATTGAAGTCCGACCTTGCCCAAGCCTATATGAGTGTCGGTGCTGTGAATGGAGTGGAGTTCGGCAGTGGCTTTGAAGCGACGGAGCAAAAGGGCACGGAGTTTCACTCTGAGGGCAGTGAAGTGTATGGAGGGATTCGCGGCGGCATTTCTACCGGAGAAGAGATTCGCTTTAAGGTTTCTATGAAGCCGACAAGCTCGATTTTAGATGTGGCAAAAAAAGGACGTCATGATCCTTGTATTGTGATTCGTGCGATTCCTGTTTTAGAAGCTATGACGTGGATCGTGTTGGCAGATCATTACTTATGGGCTAAGACGGATCGTGTAGATCAGTTTTAG
- a CDS encoding ubiquinone/menaquinone biosynthesis methyltransferase (COG2226 Methylase involved in ubiquinone/menaquinone biosynthesis) — translation MESKHSPNPEIIRSMFSKVAENYDRGNNVLSMGIHHLWRKKLVKYSGAKAGQKVLDCATGTGDLAIEFKKTVGSDGSVIGTDFCKEMLIPAPQKAKDKGLEIQFEQADVTQLQYTDKQFDISSISFGIRNVGNPVKGLQEMARVTKSGGQVMVLEFGQVRIPVFGPLYNFYSTKILPKIGGIVTGQKEAYEYLQKSSAAFPCREDFLKLMEETGAFSHYEYISLSGGIAYIYKGTVK, via the coding sequence ATGGAAAGCAAACATTCTCCAAACCCAGAAATTATCCGCAGCATGTTTTCTAAAGTTGCTGAGAATTACGATCGCGGCAACAACGTGCTTTCCATGGGTATTCACCATTTGTGGAGAAAGAAGCTCGTAAAGTACAGCGGAGCTAAAGCTGGCCAAAAAGTTCTGGATTGCGCTACTGGTACTGGTGACTTAGCAATTGAGTTCAAAAAAACTGTGGGCTCTGACGGCTCTGTGATTGGTACAGACTTCTGCAAAGAGATGCTCATCCCAGCTCCACAAAAAGCCAAAGACAAAGGCCTTGAGATTCAGTTTGAACAAGCCGATGTCACACAACTTCAATACACAGATAAGCAGTTTGATATCTCTAGTATTTCATTTGGTATCCGCAACGTTGGCAACCCAGTAAAAGGCCTTCAAGAAATGGCTCGAGTCACTAAATCTGGCGGCCAAGTTATGGTTCTTGAATTCGGCCAAGTTCGCATTCCTGTATTCGGTCCTCTTTATAACTTCTATTCAACTAAGATCCTGCCTAAAATTGGCGGCATCGTGACTGGACAGAAAGAAGCTTACGAATACTTGCAAAAGTCCTCAGCAGCCTTCCCATGCCGTGAAGATTTCTTAAAGCTTATGGAAGAAACAGGCGCTTTCTCTCACTATGAGTACATCTCATTGTCTGGCGGAATTGCCTATATCTATAAAGGCACTGTGAAGTAG